The following proteins are co-located in the Silene latifolia isolate original U9 population chromosome 1, ASM4854445v1, whole genome shotgun sequence genome:
- the LOC141654534 gene encoding uncharacterized protein LOC141654534, with translation MEYLSRILTVVAQQETFRFHPMCGSLKLNHLLFADDLFLFCKGTAHAIMWLLRGFSTFSFASGLCLNRDKTNIYFNGVRRELIDEVVSNLWFRVGSLPFKYLGIPISSKKISKFEAHKLIERIVTRVRSLGARQLSYAGRLVLVQSVLTTMHSYWASIFLLPSGVMIKVEAICRNFLWGGKDDYLRDPNIAWEKCCTPKEEGSLGIKNAKLWNKYALGKYTSWLATKKDHLWVKWVNYVYMKGSYWADYKAPIDCSWSWKKIVQVKDKFKAGYLNNVWNSNALRYSIASGYQWLRTPNPKVPWSFICWNSLNVPRTSFIYWASLHKRLLIRDRLIKMGICQDTSCCLCENAPETHEHLFQGCDFSRRCMSLMQQKIQISFPPDDIIKLFSSGRCKSVLQKLIARACYVGLIYVIWMARNRARIHHQLIHPKILVQQVWKEVKDR, from the coding sequence ATGGAGTATTTATCAAGGATTTTAACTGTTGTGGCTCAGCAAGAAACCTTTAGATTCCATCCTATGTGTGGTAGCCTTAAGCTTAATCATCTCCTGTTTGCGGATGACCTCTTTTTGTTTTGCAAAGGCACTGCCCATGCTATTATGTGGTTGCTTAGGGGGTTCTCTACTTTCTCCTTTGCCTCAGGTCTGTGTTTGAATAGGGATAAGACTAATATCTATTTTAATGGGGTTAGGAGAGAACTAATTGATGAGGTTGTTAGCAATTTATGGTTCAGAGTGGGGTCTTTGCCATTTAAGTATTTGGGAATCCCTATTTCTTCCAAAAAGATTTCCAAATTTGAAGCTCACAAGCTTATTGAAAGGATTGTGACTAGGGTCAGGTCTTTAGGAGCTAGGCAGCTCTCTTATGCAGGAAGGTTGGTTCTAGTACAGTCTGTGTTAACTACTATGCACTCTTATTGGGCTTCAATCTTCCTTCTACCTTCTGGAGTCATGATTAAAGTGGAGGCAATATGTAGGAACTTTCTTTGGGGGGGTAAGGATGATTACCTTAGAGATCCTAACATAGCCTGGGAGAAATGCTGTACTCCAAAAGAGGAAGGGAGTTTGGGAATTAAGAATGCTAAGCTTTGGAACAAATATGCTCTTGGTAAGTATACAAGCTGGTTAGCAACAAAGAAAGATCATCTTTGGGTAAAATGGGTCAATTATGTGTATATGAAAGGAAGTTACTGGGCTGACTATAAAGCTCCTATAGATTGCAGCTGGTCCTGGAAGAAAATAGTGCAGGTCAAGGACAAGTTCAAAGCAGGGTACCTTAACAATGTATGGAACAGCAATGCCTTACGTTATTCCATTGCATCTGGTTATCAGTGGCTCAGGACTCCTAATCCTAAAGTACCTTGGAGTTTTATATGTTGGAACTCTCTCAATGTGCCCAGAACTTCTTTTATATACTGGGCTTCCCTTCACAAAAGACTCCTTATTCGTGATAGACTGATTAAAATGGGTATTTGCCAAGACACCTCATGTTGTTTGTGTGAAAATGCTCCTGAAACTCATGAGCATCTTTTTCAAGGGTGTGATTTCAGCAGGAGATGTATGAGTTTGATGCAGCAAAAGATCCAGATCTCTTTTCCACCTGATGACATTATCAAGTTGTTCTCTTCTGGGAGGTGCAAGAGTGTTTTACAGAAACTGATTGCTAGAGCTTGTTATGttggactcatttatgttatttGGATGGCTAGAAATCGTGCAAGGATTCATCATCAGTTGATTCATCCTAAAATTCTTGTGCAGCAAGTATGGAAGGAAGTTAAAGATAGATGA